The genomic DNA GAACTGTTAAAAGCTCAAGCTTCGGTTGAAGGATCGAGCCTTTATGGTTATGATCGTACAATTAAATATCTACAACAGCTAGGCAGTCCGCAATTGTcactaatttttgaattttgcgaCTGGGTGTTGGCGGAAGCACCCGAAGAAGGCTTACGTATTTTTACGGATAATTTCATTGAAGTGGAAAATTTGCCACGTGCTAGTGTACTCGATTTCTTACTTAGCCGCCATAAGGCCTTAGTCGTCCCATATCTAGAACATGTAATTAATATATGGAAAGACAACAATACCTTAATGCACAATGTATTAGCAAAACAATATCGCGAAAAAGTGCACAACTTGCTCGAAGATGTAAAAAAAGGTGAAACGACAGCAAAAAGGTTtgctttactttatttaaaccgttaacaaattgtttaatttaaataaaatatttctatatatttttacaagtgATGCGTTGGAAAATTTGCAGAAATATCGTGAGAAGTTGTGTGAATTTTTGAAGACCTCGCAGAATTATTCACCGGAAGTTGTACTGAAAGACTTCCCTACAAATGAACTGCTGGAAGAGCGTGTATTGATCTTAGGACGCCTGAAAGAGCATGAAAAAGTTTTGGCGATATATGTGCAAGTGCTCGGTGATGTACCCAAGGCTGCAGCATATTGTGAAGCAAATTATGAAGACGACAAAAACATTTTCGTCACGCTCTTAAAGACACTATTAAATCCAGCTCGACAATCTCCATATGAAGATGTTGAACTACATCCAGATTTTTTACGGCCAAACGAGGACATCATATTGGATTTGCTAAATAAATATGCGGAAAAAATCGATCCTTATGTAATCATACCGGTAAATAATTTAAGTTATTAACTTTAAATGCGCATACTATTACTTTGCATTCATTGTAAACAGTTGCTGCCTGATGATATGCCAGCAGAGTCCTTATGGAATTATCTAGAAATTGTATTGCGTACTGAAATCGCCGAAGAACATGAAAGAGAGGTAATGATTGGTCTGCTCAAAGCTGAAATTAAACGTGTGCGAAAAGAAATACGCGCCGAGGAGAGTAAATACGTTGTGCTAACGGAGTTTACAGTGTGTCCACAATGTAAGAAACGATTTACAAATCCACCCTCTTTTGTGCGTTATCCCAATGGAGAAGTGGTACATTTATCTTGTCACGCTAAATACGCTCAGTCTAGCTCAACATCTAGTAGTTAGATATTTAGCACATTACATTAGTATAAATTGTTAatagtgtatatatacatatatattttataagtttatttaaCCGAACACTTACATTTTACATCCACTTTGTTATGCTTCCACTTATGGACAACTTATGAATTTTAGTTAGTAAAGTAAAAGCAGTGTTCTAGCAGTATCGTCAAATTATATTAACTCTGTTGTATGCTAAAAAACGTGTATAACGCCCACCTAATCGCAAtgcaccctaatatacatatatccattaCTATTCGAGAAAGGTTTTATTctgttataataacaacaataaaattcaaaagtataatataaaacCAATATGTTACGCTTAAAATttcacaataataaaaatacttattcAAAAGGCATGTTTCTTAGAATCTTGATATAACTCTTCACTTCCATGATTGCGGTAATAATTGCTCATAATCAATGTTTGGAACCTGAAGTCTATCTAATTGACAAGGCAACGGTTGTGAACTCTTATCATGGATTAAGTTTCTTATTAGATAAACGACTTCTAAGCTTAGTAGATCCTCTTGAAAATCAAATACTTTGTTCAATAAATCTTCCAAATGTGTATTCCATACGCCGCGCAGTTGTTGCTTCATTGTATCGATGGCTTTTGGCACACATTGAACCATATTCGATAACACACGAATAGCATAAACGATCCGCAGGCGATTAGCTATGCTTACAAAATCAGGAGTTGTACACAGATTGCCCAAAATAAAATCCATTAAATGATGTGTTTGTTCGATATTTAATTCACTCTTGGGATTCACTATATCAGCatgaaacataatttttaagtgaTATTCAGCGGCCACGCTAATGCGacatttttttatcatattgtcttttataaaagttatatcCTCTTTTCGAGCTGCTCGATGTTTGCCCATTAccaaaatttgtaaacaaacagctgcgtCTTCCCTAAATTCATTTGCTATATTCTTATCACCggattctatatatataaaaaagagttTAGGTACTATGTCCAATTGTACTATGGTTTGCGCTGCTTTTGAACTGGTAGAAATAGTATTGGCAATTATCCAAAGAGATGTACGTTTTAAGCGCTCATCAACACTATCCAGACATTGAACTAAATTGCGACCGGCCTGGtctataattttttcacacaaCGGTGCCTCACCAAGTGATAGGTTACAAAGACATTCCAGCGCGCCGATTTGACGCCCCGAATCGATGCCTATTAACAATGCAATTTATAAGAGAATATTAAATATACGATTATATAACAGTAAACCAACCAGCAATTTCTTTTACAATAACTTGTAGAGCACCAGGCGCTTGAAAgaacaatttaatattattcataCTCTGAAGAAATGCTTCACTCAGTTTATGCATCTCCTCCGCCGAAGCATGTTTCCGACGTGTAATTCTCGTTATTAAGCCATTGATATCTTGTTCCGTAATTTCGTTTAGCTCTTCCACTTCTTCCTGAACTTCTCCTAGGCCAAACCGTACGGTGTCTGTGGTCCTGACGCTCTGCTCTTCCCGATGTTGTTGAGCAAATTGCCTATTTCTATCGCGTATATGCTCTGTAGGCGGCTGTGCAGTAGATTGCGAAGTTTTTGACTCATCAGTATCTACTTCCAttttaaaaacagtttttttaaatacagaaattaaacaattaatttacgTGTTACCGTtactttttgtaaaataattttttgccgCTATATTAAAACCGATGCcatatatgcaaaaacaaacaaataaaactgaaTGAGGGCAACCCTATTAAATGTAGATCAGCTGAAAATGACATATAATTTTACGTTGTGCTGGTGGTTGTAGGAGATTACTTCTTATCGAATCATTGCTTACTTTttactttgtatatatattaaataaagtagAACACAATGTCCTTTACTATAATGCAAAAGTTGTCATTGCTTAGCTTGAAAGCAGATCAACCTTTAATAAGTAAATAACTCGTTTGCTAAAATTAAAAGTGCTTaacatattatttgtatttatatgacagcAACCATACGTAACGCCAGCAAAAAGACCGGAGGCAGTACTCGTAATAAAAAGGGACACGCTAGACCAAAACATCGTGGTTGGCGTGTCCAAGACGGACATTGGGTTTCACAGGGCACTTTACTCGCAACACAATTAACAACTCGTTTTCATCCAGGCatgaatgtatattatatttaaaaaacttattatgtgtatgtagatatattaacaacttttatgCAGGTTGGTTTTGGTAAAAATGGAACTCTCTACGCAATGGAGCACGGTCGAGTATACGTAACATGTGAGCAGTTGGATCCGAATTGGGATCATACATGGGTGCAAAGAAACTACGCTGGCCGTGAGGGGCAAACGATATACAAGAAGTTTTTCAATGTTATTCCAGAACCTCAACACCAACGCTTTCGTTTAATTGAGGAAGTTTAAAGATGtctttatgtttttcgtattaatatcgttataataaaaacaaataaaacaaatttagaaaCGATGATGAAgaagtaacattttttattaaagaacttcttttaatataaatattttattccaaTATCCTACTCTATAATAGGAAAATGTTTACTTatgttatgaattttttttttttgatatcaattagaaaattatattaataatattttatatatcttattactatatgcattagttaaaaatgtttttacttatttacttactttgcacagtaaaattttgtataccgaataagttgtatttatgtatatattagtaatataataaaacGAATTCccgatttttaatgaaattaaattcaaaattggaTATTTACCTAAATAGTTAAAAGATGTAAAATCAACCCTGTAAGCGGAAATCAAATAACGCACTTGTAGGACTATGACACAGTGACAGCCAAAATGGGCAGCCAACTTAACTTATTTCTTTATTTCGTTCTTTCGTAAAGTTTCAAGATGGTGAGTGGACGTTGTAGTGTGCTTGGCTGTcataattaacataaattttccataaaaaagaTGCATTCAAAAAAGCAgagttcaaaaataaaaatattatatatattcatagtgtaaaaaatgaaaacgaaacaGATTTTATGTTGATTTGTGCATTTAACCTCCAAATGAAATTGTGACAGCCAATGTACATTTTGTCGATGTATATTACAAACCAAACACGTGTGCCCTGAAAAtaaatagttattaaaaatgtatatttgtagtCGAACATCAAAAGGAAGAAGACCAGAAAGCTGCGTGGTCATGTGAGCCATGGTCATGGTCGTATTGGCAAACACCGTAAGCATCCTGGTGGTCGCGGTAATGCTGGTGGTATGCACCATCACCGTATCAACTTCGACAAATACCATCCTGGCTACTTCGGTAAAGTTGGTATGAGAAACTTCCACTTGCGTCGCCAACACAAATTCTGCCCAACAATCAATTTGGACAAATTGTGGTCTTTGGTCGGTGCTGATAAATTAGAGGAATTGCAAAAGGAGAAGAGCAACAAAGCCCCAGTCGTTGATTTGGTGCAATTcgtaagttttttgttttaatattaaaataaattgcagtTTAATTCCTGTTTAAAATGAAGATACATTCTAAGGCGTCGGGCGGACTGAATGCGACCGTACAATTGCTCTCCCCATGTAGCGAAAGCCTTTCAGATTAAACAGAAATTTACTCATTAAAATACATTATgtattttggaatatttaagtgcaattgattaaattattattatattctttcTTAAGGGTTACTACAAATTGTTGGGTCGTGGACATTTGCCCAAGCAGCCCATTATTGTTAAGGCCAAATATTTCTCAAAGAAGGCTGAGGACAAAATCAAGAATGCCGGTGGTGTCTGCTTGTTGAGAGCTTAATTTTaaggtaaatatttacattttttaaattagtttctCAAATACAGTGACGAGTTAGCTAATGCGTCAGACTTTTGCTGAATGAGTTTTGTTCTACCATAACTGAACTGAGTatttgagaaattaaaaaaatttgtcagtatttaatagacaatttgTAATAGGAATCTCTATATATTTTAGGTTCTCTCCAATTTACGTGTGACCATCAAACGTACGGGttttataagtaataaaaaaattataaaaatagaaaatttgtgtttttattggaTTATTTGCATAGTTTAATATGTTATGTGCATTCctactttatataaataattaagcaAGAGTTGCATTTTACACTGCTACAACATTGAAGACACTGCTTGAATTTGGTTTAATCTAAACATCAACGAATTGTTCTAAGGGTGCCTCTTTTTTGGAATTTACTTATAAAATGTACGATTCCCATAAGTAAAGGATGATACATGTGACAACATTTTAACCATTAAATTATTGAAGAAGTCAATTAAATATATCACTTGTTGTTCAGGGGCCTAAAAACGAGCATTCTTTGTTTATGTTTCGACGAATTTGACTTTTTTGCATTATCACATTTGGTAAATGTATGCACATAATATACATGGTAAAATAATTACCATACTCATTTAAATATGGTTCCAATCTCTGTGGATTCCATTTGACGTATTATTTTTCAACATCAGTTTCGTAATTCTACTCTGGCAATGCTAAGTTTTTGGCAGAACAAAAAAGAACCCAAAAAGTTTTCATCAGTTCACCGAGATTTTCACTTTCTGGTGTATTTAATTTCTGTTGACCATTTGCGCTTTATAGTTACTCAAGGGCAAAATCCAAGTCAAAAGCATCAAAATATTGTCAGTGATTACCAAAAAAGGATGAAAATCGAATCTTTTGACGAGTAGGCGCAAAAATAGCTGGAAGTGTGTGGAAGCACCGAATCAACGACGGAATCCGTCTGTATGTAAGTGTTGTGCAGCAGTTGCAAAGAGCAGTGTAGAACGGAGCGCTAGTGGAAAGAGGTAGTAAATTTGTCCGCTGCGTTTGTGGGGGGCAAACGGTGGATGAGTATACAGCAGCAGCGACACCAACAGCAGTCGTCGCCATAAAAGAAGCAGCAGAAAAAGCGCGGAGCAGTGACAAAATTGCGTCCGAAAAATGCGAAAGTAAAGAAAAAGTGAAATTCCGAAATTGGAATTAGTAGCGACGACAGACAACGACAAACGAAAAAAGATCGTGGAAGGATGATAGCATGAACAAGGGAGAAAAAGTGATATAGAGTAGGAGTCAAAGACAAAATtgcagaaaatgcaaaaaatcatTGTGGAATGAAAAACGAATGGAATACCATTGTTGAAGTTGCAAATCGGTTACGCTAATTAACACTTTGCTTTTTCATTAAATGCAAATCTTTGCCGCGCGGCAATTGCATGCTACTGCTGTAGGTAAAAGGGgagaaaaaatacatacataggtgcTGTCATATATTGTTGCGCGCTTGCTTACCACATTCGCCCTTGCCTCGCCTACGTCACAATCAAGTGAACGAACAACACCACTAATTGTGCTTTCGCGCTTTAACGCATTATTTCTGTAGAATTTTCATCGCATTTGTTGAAACGTTGCTTTGTTTGATGAAATTATGTTGAAATCGTCCTCTAATGCACAGGAACTGCGGCTGTCCCGACCAGAGAGCACAGTACCACAATCAACAATTACATCGGCAGCCGGTACCATGGACACATTGAAAACATCATTCCTACCAAATCTAGCAATGGACGGCGGAGTTATTACATCGGCTAGCTTCTGCCCGATGTGTGGACAACAATTTGAAAGACCTCAGCATGCTCAAGAGCATATGCAATTATGTCATGGTATATCGGCTGGCATGATTGGTGGCGGCGGTGTTATTGGTGGTGGCGGTGCAAGTGTTGGTGTAGGTGGTTTGTTGTTGGGTGGTGTTCCACAACCTAATGCACCTGTCACTGACCCCATGAAAATCGAGTATCCCTGCATGAGTTGTGAAGAGAAATTTGGTTCAGCGCAAGAACTGGACGAACACCATCGTATAATACATCAATCAACGGCGTTCTTAGCGCGTTGTATGGCCTGTGGCATTTATGGCATTTCATCGGTTACGCTGCACGAAGGTGATGAGTTTAAGTGTATGCACTGTGGCTCTGTGAGCACAGCATCAAATATGACTGCGCCACAGCAACCACCGTATATGGATCAACCTGAACCTCCGCAAACGCCAGAGGAAATGCCTTCTATACCGCCTGAGGAAATGAATACTATACCACCGGAAGAATTGAATTCTAGACAGaaccaacagcagcagcaaagaCAACAACaggtgcagcagcaacaacaggtGCAACAActtcagcaacagcaacaacaacaccaacatcgacaacaacagcaacaaccggATTTGCTTGAACGCCAGCGACAGCCACAACCTGATTTGCTtgatcagcagcaacaacaggtgcaacaacagcagcagcagcagcagcaacaacagcaacaacaaccaccgcCGCCACAGGCaaatcaacagcaacagcaatcaACTCAATTGAAAGTACCGCCCTTAAccgtaaaattaaataaaaacagcaaTGGCAACACCGAAGGCCATCCACATGTGATAATCAAGGAAGAACCTCTTGGCATTAGCGATGGCAATGGTGATATAGAGCAGGCCTCAGTGCCGGTGTATACGATCCAGCAACCGGCTGGAGCTACCAGCGTTGTAGTTAGCACTGCAACTGCTACCGGCGGAGCAAATGCGACCGGCACAACACCAGCAGCGGGCAGTACCACAGTAGCTACCCCAGCAGCAGGAAACAAAGTGCGTCATAAATGTCCAGAATGTCCGAAAACCTTCAAAACGCCCGGCACATTGGCAATGCACCGCAAGATACACACTGGCGAAGCAGAGTAATCATTGCacattcatattattatatatgttaattttatataatagattTATTCTTGTTTGTGTAGAAACGCTTTGAACGAAATTTCtcataatgaaaaacataaaattggttggtattttcaaaaatacataAGACGGCCATTTGAAATTTCGAGCATAACGTATTCTGCATGTCTTAAATGTTCAATTATTAATCTAAATGTTTGTTTCGACAATTGTGATatatattaactaatttttattctGTTTTCTATCTgttaaccaaaacaaaaaaaaaaatcgtcgtTTGCGCCCACGCAGCGTCACGCCCAAAGAACGTCCCTACACGTGCTCCTACTGCGGCAAGTCATTCACCCAATCGAACACCCTCAAACAGCACACGCGCATTCATACAGGTGAGAAACCCTTTAGATGTGGATATTGTGGCAGGCAATTCACTGTAAAGGACTACCTGAACAAACATTTAACAACTCACACGGGTGAGAGAATATagtatattttgcaaaaatcaatCAACCAATCAGTCAGTCAATCAATCAGCTCAAACTCAGTTCAATTCAATCAATCAATCAGTCAAATCCACTCAAACCACAAAACCAATTAAAAATCAAACCACAAattcaaaaccaaaaaacaattCAAACTATTCTCAGCTCAGCTAAATGCAGTGTATTTTTTGAATACGTTAttctaaagaaaaacaaaacaaaaaaaaaaacaattatctaGAAATTCAAATTCcatatctaaatatttattttgaatgtcatttattttcatttaaacttGAAAGCTATTGCAAATTATTATTGCGCGCACGTTCACGACAAACAATAAAATTCCATCTCATTGTTTGctcatttttattgcaaaatcaaaaaaaataaaaaaataaaaaaaaatgatgataAACTGTTATGATGGCCAATAGCAGCgtataaaagtttataaaaaaatacaaaacattccGAATGTAAATAGCTTACTAAAATTCGCTACGAATTAACTCTTGTATATTTACATGATGATGATGATTCCCAAACATATGCTTGTTACAATTGACATATTTGTTAGCCATAACAACTCCCTatgtttatattgttttatactTTCTTAATGTGCAATTACCATATCCTGGTGTGAAATGTAGTGTTTAAATATGCAAttgtaaaaataagttaaaaagtaaaacatatgtaaatagcactaatgtttttcataaattgccttcaatatattattttgtaaacaCACCTTTGCAATAGAAGTTAGTATAAATAATAGCTTCAATTGTCCATCATAGCAGCGCCGCTGTGATCACATTCTAGCAGCCTGTGATCATTTCTAAGCACTCGCTTAttaaacataagtatatacatatatgtagttatttGTCCGCCTATTGCAGCCACTAAGCCACCACCCACATCACAACAATTTCGCATTTCCCTCCATCTCATCAAacgtattgtattgtatttattgtatgattacaaaaacaaaaaaatcatgttgaatttttttttttattaaaaatttctgctAATGCCAGAGcctaaaattttgatttgttgaACTGTtcgtaattttgttatttattattatttgttatagTTTGTTatagtttgttttatttgttagtTCAACAAATCATTGGTTATGGCCACGCAGCTGactgcatatacatattatatttatcatcTATAAATATAGCTAA from Bactrocera oleae isolate idBacOlea1 chromosome 3, idBacOlea1, whole genome shotgun sequence includes the following:
- the RpL27A gene encoding large ribosomal subunit protein uL15 yields the protein MSNIKRKKTRKLRGHVSHGHGRIGKHRKHPGGRGNAGGMHHHRINFDKYHPGYFGKVGMRNFHLRRQHKFCPTINLDKLWSLVGADKLEELQKEKSNKAPVVDLVQFGYYKLLGRGHLPKQPIIVKAKYFSKKAEDKIKNAGGVCLLRA
- the Cf2 gene encoding chorion transcription factor Cf2 isoform X3 produces the protein MDTLKTSFLPNLAMDGGVITSASFCPMCGQQFERPQHAQEHMQLCHGISAGMIGGGGVIGGGGASVGVGGLLLGGVPQPNAPVTDPMKIEYPCMSCEEKFGSAQELDEHHRIIHQSTAFLARCMACGIYGISSVTLHEGDEFKCMHCGSVSTASNMTAPQQPPYMDQPEPPQTPEEMPSIPPEEMNTIPPEELNSRQNQQQQQRQQQVQQQQQVQQLQQQQQQHQHRQQQQQPDLLERQRQPQPDLLDQQQQQVQQQQQQQQQQQQQQPPPPQANQQQQQSTQLKVPPLTVKLNKNSNGNTEGHPHVIIKEEPLGISDGNGDIEQASVPVYTIQQPAGATSVVVSTATATGGANATGTTPAAGSTTVATPAAGNKVRHKCPECPKTFKTPGTLAMHRKIHTGEADVTPKERPYTCSYCGKSFTQSNTLKQHTRIHTGEKPFRCGYCGRQFTVKDYLNKHLTTHTGEKPFNCIYCEKRFSVKDYLTKHIRTHTGEKPYTCPYCDKRFTQRSALTVHTTKLHPL
- the Cf2 gene encoding chorion transcription factor Cf2 isoform X2, translating into MLKSSSNAQELRLSRPESTVPQSTITSAAGTMDTLKTSFLPNLAMDGGVITSASFCPMCGQQFERPQHAQEHMQLCHGISAGMIGGGGVIGGGGASVGVGGLLLGGVPQPNAPVTDPMKIEYPCMSCEEKFGSAQELDEHHRIIHQSTAFLARCMACGIYGISSVTLHEGDEFKCMHCGSVSTASNMTAPQQPPYMDQPEPPQTPEEMPSIPPEEMNTIPPEELNSRQNQQQQQRQQQVQQQQQVQQLQQQQQQHQHRQQQQQPDLLERQRQPQPDLLDQQQQQVQQQQQQQQQQQQQQPPPPQANQQQQQSTQLKVPPLTVKLNKNSNGNTEGHPHVIIKEEPLGISDGNGDIEQASVPVYTIQQPAGATSVVVSTATATGGANATGTTPAAGSTTVATPAAGNKVRHKCPECPKTFKTPGTLAMHRKIHTGEADVTPKERPYTCSYCGKSFTQSNTLKQHTRIHTGEKPFNCIYCEKRFSVKDYLTKHIRTHTGEKPYTCPYCDKRFTQRSALTVHTTKLHPL
- the LOC106624101 gene encoding uncharacterized protein, whose product is MEVDTDESKTSQSTAQPPTEHIRDRNRQFAQQHREEQSVRTTDTVRFGLGEVQEEVEELNEITEQDINGLITRITRRKHASAEEMHKLSEAFLQSMNNIKLFFQAPGALQVIVKEIAGIDSGRQIGALECLCNLSLGEAPLCEKIIDQAGRNLVQCLDSVDERLKRTSLWIIANTISTSSKAAQTIVQLDIVPKLFFIYIESGDKNIANEFREDAAVCLQILVMGKHRAARKEDITFIKDNMIKKCRISVAAEYHLKIMFHADIVNPKSELNIEQTHHLMDFILGNLCTTPDFVSIANRLRIVYAIRVLSNMVQCVPKAIDTMKQQLRGVWNTHLEDLLNKVFDFQEDLLSLEVVYLIRNLIHDKSSQPLPCQLDRLQVPNIDYEQLLPQSWK
- the mRpL27 gene encoding large ribosomal subunit protein bL27m yields the protein MSFTIMQKLSLLSLKADQPLITTIRNASKKTGGSTRNKKGHARPKHRGWRVQDGHWVSQGTLLATQLTTRFHPGMNVGFGKNGTLYAMEHGRVYVTCEQLDPNWDHTWVQRNYAGREGQTIYKKFFNVIPEPQHQRFRLIEEV
- the Cf2 gene encoding chorion transcription factor Cf2 isoform X4, which encodes MLKSSSNAQELRLSRPESTVPQSTITSAAGTMDTLKTSFLPNLAMDGGVITSASFCPMCGQQFERPQHAQEHMQLCHGISAGMIGGGGVIGGGGASVGVGGLLLGGVPQPNAPVTDPMKIEYPCMSCEEKFGSAQELDEHHRIIHQSTAFLARCMACGIYGISSVTLHEGDEFKCMHCGSVSTASNMTAPQQPPYMDQPEPPQTPEEMPSIPPEEMNTIPPEELNSRQNQQQQQRQQQVQQQQQVQQLQQQQQQHQHRQQQQQPDLLERQRQPQPDLLDQQQQQVQQQQQQQQQQQQQQPPPPQANQQQQQSTQLKVPPLTVKLNKNSNGNTEGHPHVIIKEEPLGISDGNGDIEQASVPVYTIQQPAGATSVVVSTATATGGANATGTTPAAGSTTVATPAAGNKVRHKCPECPKTFKTPGTLAMHRKIHTGEAE
- the Cf2 gene encoding chorion transcription factor Cf2 isoform X1; the encoded protein is MLKSSSNAQELRLSRPESTVPQSTITSAAGTMDTLKTSFLPNLAMDGGVITSASFCPMCGQQFERPQHAQEHMQLCHGISAGMIGGGGVIGGGGASVGVGGLLLGGVPQPNAPVTDPMKIEYPCMSCEEKFGSAQELDEHHRIIHQSTAFLARCMACGIYGISSVTLHEGDEFKCMHCGSVSTASNMTAPQQPPYMDQPEPPQTPEEMPSIPPEEMNTIPPEELNSRQNQQQQQRQQQVQQQQQVQQLQQQQQQHQHRQQQQQPDLLERQRQPQPDLLDQQQQQVQQQQQQQQQQQQQQPPPPQANQQQQQSTQLKVPPLTVKLNKNSNGNTEGHPHVIIKEEPLGISDGNGDIEQASVPVYTIQQPAGATSVVVSTATATGGANATGTTPAAGSTTVATPAAGNKVRHKCPECPKTFKTPGTLAMHRKIHTGEADVTPKERPYTCSYCGKSFTQSNTLKQHTRIHTGEKPFRCGYCGRQFTVKDYLNKHLTTHTGEKPFNCIYCEKRFSVKDYLTKHIRTHTGEKPYTCPYCDKRFTQRSALTVHTTKLHPL